Proteins encoded together in one Monomorium pharaonis isolate MP-MQ-018 chromosome 8, ASM1337386v2, whole genome shotgun sequence window:
- the LOC105831748 gene encoding protein fuzzy homolog isoform X2 — translation MVLFTGMDEIKNSRNIERLKKDMRLCSPIIDKLMDCLDTGDKNSTKTDMINMTECTLSSENHLLQTCLEGFMDCLDSMYGCVLVHGCVAAATEGWWSLDPVERKLLTIAIASESICTTRDIPVFLPCKSPNVAFRLVSVTLINHVEVLALCGPNPELTEIERFAMQCWKSNMDTLCTVEQCYPQNLPTLIFLDSEILGFLLANYKVEKFVLGRNSQCAKNRATGSHRLDILRTFYHQAVEMFALSSIEHEESNDESTINASAWKFVGAKETYLCSEYHKCHAVKHGDNILCVLYTSVVPTHTMRLISQKILKIIFSDKQTYW, via the exons ATGGTTCTGTTTACTGGCATggatgaaataaaaaactcaAGGAACATAGAGAGACTCAAGAAAGATATGCGTCTCTGCAGTCCTatcattgataaattaatggaCTGCTTGGATACAGGGGACAAGAATTCGACGAAAACCGATATGATTAACATGACAGAGTGCACTCTATCGTCCGAAAATCATTTGCTCCAG ACTTGTTTAGAGGGATTTATGGACTGTTTGGACTCGATGTATGGATGCGTTCTAGTACACGGTTGCGTGGCAGCTGCTACAGAGGGCTGGTGGTCGCTCGATCCCGTAGAaagaaagttattaacaatagCGATCGCTTCGGAGAGTATTTGTACCACACGAGACATTCCAGTGTTCTTGCCTTGTAAAAGTCCAaat GTAGCCTTCAGATTGGTATCTGTAACTCTAATTAATCATGTGGAAGTTCTGGCGTTATGTGGACCAAATCCAGAATTGACGGAAATCGAGAGATTTGCTATGCAATGTTGGAAAAGCAATATGGACACATTGTGCACCGTTGAGCAATGTTATCCACAAAATTTGCCTACCTTGATCTTTTTAGATAGCGAAATACTCGG atttcTGTTGGCAAATTACAAGGTAGAAAAATTCGTGCTTGGCAGAAACTCTCAATGTGCGAAAAATCGCGCAACAGGGTCGCACAGATTGGATATTTTGCGGACATTTTATCATCAGGCAGTCGAAATGTTTGCGCTGTCGTCAATCGAACATGAAGAGAGCAACGACGAAAGCACAATAAACGCGAGTGCCTGGAAATTTGTCGGGGCGAAGGAAACGTACTTGTGCTCTGAATATCACAAGTGTCACGCTGTGAAACACGGTGACAATATACTTTGCGTTTTATACACGTCTGTAGTGCCTACTCATACCATGAGACTGATTAGTcagaaaatactaaaaattatatttagcgaTAAGCAAACGTATTGGtaa
- the LOC105831748 gene encoding protein fuzzy homolog isoform X1 has protein sequence MSVHIMCLTSSGGIPLFSRQKGDSDTMTFSKIASLNGVHMFLKSQDITLLNTDLPDVTVAWKEFERCIILIAIASGVTKYVLDKFLDATFGAMVLFTGMDEIKNSRNIERLKKDMRLCSPIIDKLMDCLDTGDKNSTKTDMINMTECTLSSENHLLQTCLEGFMDCLDSMYGCVLVHGCVAAATEGWWSLDPVERKLLTIAIASESICTTRDIPVFLPCKSPNVAFRLVSVTLINHVEVLALCGPNPELTEIERFAMQCWKSNMDTLCTVEQCYPQNLPTLIFLDSEILGFLLANYKVEKFVLGRNSQCAKNRATGSHRLDILRTFYHQAVEMFALSSIEHEESNDESTINASAWKFVGAKETYLCSEYHKCHAVKHGDNILCVLYTSVVPTHTMRLISQKILKIIFSDKQTYW, from the exons ATGTCGGTGCATATTATGTGTTTGACTTCTTCAGGAGGAATTCCTTTGTTTTCACGCCAAAAGGGAGACAGTGATACG ATGACGTTTTCGAAAATTGCATCCCTCAATGGAGTTCACATGTTCTTAAAATCACAGGACATCACTCTTTTAAACACAGATTTACCGGATGTGACCGTGGCATGGAAGGAATTTGAGCGATGTATCATACTGATAGCGATTGCAAGCGGTGTGACAAAATATGTGCTGGATAAGTTTTTGGACGCCACCTTTGGCGCAATGGTTCTGTTTACTGGCATggatgaaataaaaaactcaAGGAACATAGAGAGACTCAAGAAAGATATGCGTCTCTGCAGTCCTatcattgataaattaatggaCTGCTTGGATACAGGGGACAAGAATTCGACGAAAACCGATATGATTAACATGACAGAGTGCACTCTATCGTCCGAAAATCATTTGCTCCAG ACTTGTTTAGAGGGATTTATGGACTGTTTGGACTCGATGTATGGATGCGTTCTAGTACACGGTTGCGTGGCAGCTGCTACAGAGGGCTGGTGGTCGCTCGATCCCGTAGAaagaaagttattaacaatagCGATCGCTTCGGAGAGTATTTGTACCACACGAGACATTCCAGTGTTCTTGCCTTGTAAAAGTCCAaat GTAGCCTTCAGATTGGTATCTGTAACTCTAATTAATCATGTGGAAGTTCTGGCGTTATGTGGACCAAATCCAGAATTGACGGAAATCGAGAGATTTGCTATGCAATGTTGGAAAAGCAATATGGACACATTGTGCACCGTTGAGCAATGTTATCCACAAAATTTGCCTACCTTGATCTTTTTAGATAGCGAAATACTCGG atttcTGTTGGCAAATTACAAGGTAGAAAAATTCGTGCTTGGCAGAAACTCTCAATGTGCGAAAAATCGCGCAACAGGGTCGCACAGATTGGATATTTTGCGGACATTTTATCATCAGGCAGTCGAAATGTTTGCGCTGTCGTCAATCGAACATGAAGAGAGCAACGACGAAAGCACAATAAACGCGAGTGCCTGGAAATTTGTCGGGGCGAAGGAAACGTACTTGTGCTCTGAATATCACAAGTGTCACGCTGTGAAACACGGTGACAATATACTTTGCGTTTTATACACGTCTGTAGTGCCTACTCATACCATGAGACTGATTAGTcagaaaatactaaaaattatatttagcgaTAAGCAAACGTATTGGtaa